The DNA segment CTTGCAATGGCCAGATACTAAATTGACTAGTCAGaattaagaatataatttttaacatgtatcatgtaatttatttttactttgaagcAAGATGGAAAGTTGCCTTTTGTTCCTCTGGAGGAAGAATTTATTATGGGAGTTTCCAAGTATGGTATAAAAGTATCCACATCAGATCAGTATGTAAGTAAtttaattaaaggggaaaaaaatgtgtttttaggcATTGGGGACGTCAGGCCGGGGAGGCCCCTCCTGTGGTTAGGTCTGCTCCTGTTGGCAGAGCGGTTTGTAAATATTGCTGGCAGCTGGTCTTAAGTGACCAGTTTTCTAGGGTAAATGAGGAAGAGCTTTTGCTTCAGTGTGTAGGGCCCAAGCCAACACCCCCATTGCTGGCCTGTAACGCATTTCAGTAGGACCCTGGGCCAATTCAGGGTAGTTGGCAGCTTGGAAGCTGCCACAGAGAACAGGACTCTGAGCTTAGATCATCTCATTCCGTCTTTCTAGAACTTAAGTAGGATGGTATGATCCTAAAGGCAAATTGCCCCTTAACTGAGCATACCGGAATGTCCCTTTGGGTGAAAAAACCTGTAAAATGACTTTCTGCCAGACCCAGGGACGGACATGCTCTGTCTAAAGCCTCATGATAGACTCTGCACTGTAAAATGTGCTACGTTAGAGGGATGGAGAAACACGGAAGGAGTGCGATCTCCCTTCGCCCTGACTTTTGCAGGACGTCTTGCACAGGCACGCTCTGTATTTAATCATCCGGATGGTGTGTTACGACGACGGTCTGGGGGCAGGAAAAAGCTTACTGGCTCTGAAGACCACAGATGCAAGCAACGAGGAATACAGCCTGTGGGTTTATCAGTGCAGCAGCCTGGTGAGGCTTTCAGTTACCTTGGTTAGTCTTACTCATCAAACAGATCGGCAAAACCAGAGACCATTTAGTCTTCTGAAAGGCTGAAGAGCTGCTCTCTGCCATGCACCTGATCCCTGACAGGACATAAAGAATGAGCGTATCGGGCCCCGGGCCCGCCAGCTGCCCAGACCCGCTGCGGGCTGTGAGCAGTTAGGCCAGGGGCAGCTCACGGTTCAGAGGGAAAGCGGTGTGTCCTCCACGGGCAGAGCCCTGATCTTCTGTACCTTGTTGTTCTGACTCGTGATGGTCCCTCCCAAAGGCTGCGGGTCCCCTGTTACCATGTGCAGTTCTCTGAAGGAACACGGGGCCTGGGCAGGCTTGTCCTGGACTTTCCAAAACCGGTGAAGAGCAGGTTTAGGGGAGGTGTTGGGAGGATCAAATTTAGTTCAGGAAGAGACTGATGAACTCTCTTACTTTATCTTTCCACTTAACGTAGGAACAAGCACAAGCAATCTGCAAAGTTTTATCCACTGCTTTTGACTCTGTACTGACATCTGAGAAACCGTGAAACCTGCGATCAAGGGGAAGCTGACTTCATGTGCAAGTTCAGCTGTTTTCTAAATAGTCCTGTTTTCAGTCTGCAGTGTTGAACTATTAAAGGAATATGAGTGATCCTCTGCTCTAGGTTTTCTGAAGAAAATGCAATGTATAAAATATcagtcatttgtttttctattaaaatgtgTCTAACAGTGAGTTAACTCTCGATGTTACCTACCTACtgggactgaaaaaaaagaaatgtcatttgTCACTTTTAAACACAAATAAGCTTAACGGTGCACTTAGGGAGTGACGCACATTAAGAACTTTCTGAGGAAGACCAGGGCAGTCTGTTCTGCAGCACTGGCCGGCGACGTGGTCTCACTGGCTCGGAGCTCTTGCCCGGCAGAGGTCTGGCCTGGGGACCTGGGTCATGCTGTTCTGAAACTGTCACTGCCAACTCAagacataaaaagtaaaatatgaaagtGTATCATCAAGATAACATGCTAGTAAACCACAATAATTCTCTCAGGAGTTAAGAAAACCTTAAAAGATTACTGCTTATGTTAAAAGTCACAGTATTTAGATCttatatggagtcagatttttttcttttctattgtagtatattctatttttgtgttttaagtttataagaataaagtttagccttttcccatttaaaaaaaaagtcacagtatTTAACGAATCTCATGTACAGAAGgccagtgtatttttttaaaggactgttTTTATATCCAGTGCTTTACGAAAGATTAAAAACACCAAACACACTACAtccatttaaaagtattttattttttccagtcaaATGACTAGTTAACAAGAAGGGTAGATGTATTCAACATGCTCGAATTATAAGTCACTGCATCAGGACAATGACAGTAAGAATGGATCAGGTTACACAGTATATACAGTTGCGCTGCAGCTAGGCCAGTGATCAGGTGAATGAACTGAATATCATACATCTCGACTAGCGTCACTCCAAGCTGCATGTTGTGTTATCCACCCCTCAGTGTCACACAGTAACTGTTAAGTCTGTGGACACATTTCTGAGTCGCCATCCCTTGAAGTCAGAACTGATGGAACATGGCACACACAGTGCCGGCATCCTGCAGCTAAGTCCGTGAAACgtaactttaaatataaataggtATCTACAATGTTTTCCTTCCTCTCAGTTGCTTTTCGTTGAATTTGCACAGAGCAAATAACTAAGAAAGGATATTAGCAGGGAAGTTAATATAATCTCTCCTCTGACAAgagtaatatttattaattactgcACAATAGCACCACAAACTGTAGACTGGAAAAGTATTTCCTAGATATTTATGTACCAGTGAACCTGACAGATTCATTTGGGACTGGTGTTCAAATGTTGATATAAATCAACTTTAATTCCTTATTTAAGCTGGCACCAAGTAGTCCAAAGGCTGATTGTAAGGTACAGAGTGGAGGActgtgttaaaatacacatatgaaGTGCACTGTGCAAAATACATCTGTTTACTTTCTTAAATCTATGAGAGAATTAACTAAATGAAAGGTTCAAAACAGAAATTAACAATCAGTGAAAACAGATgtagtgcttttaaaaaagactttaattACAGATCTAACAGATTTTTACCCGAAACTTTGAAAGGCAAAAAACGCAGTTGCCATACGACATCATAAAACATTCCAGTTTGTTGTCTtcctttataataataataaaaaaatacaatgcaaaattaaaaaaaaaaagctctacaCTTGCAAGAGTCTTGCGTAATAAAGACAGGCTGCTTCAATCAAAGGTACCATCGTAACAAATGCAATAAAAGCATCGTTGCCTTGCTTTCCAAGCCTCttaaatttactctttttcttttggtaaaaaCCTAAGTAGGCGTTACATGCCTACTTATTCTCAGAGTGCCAAAACTGCCGATATTCCTACTACGAACCTTATGCTCACAATTACTAAACAGGTATGATAGTCAAGTTCATTAAACTAATGAATTTTGATTTTAGCATATACAACctaatccccccacccccagtagcTTCAGTTCAGAATGGTATGATGGACTTCAATAGTTAAACTGGGACGTCTGGGAGTATTTTATTACCTGGGACCTACAGATTTCTGATATGCTCTTGATTACAAACAAATGGACAGATTAAATTTCAAGACAGTGTAACTACCATTCCTGttggtatattatataaatacaaGACACTAAATTGAGTAAACATTCTCTTGAGCTAGAAGGGAAGGCAGTGGTACACTCAGTAGGAAACAGCAAGTAGGTGGTAATACGGGGTGAGGTGGGGCGGGGGTCTGCGCCACGGTACTCTGTGTGACGGGGGAAGATCAAGAAGGCAAATTCCAAAACATCTAAAGCATATCAACTAGTTTAAAGAACTGTTTTGCAATCCATCATCCTTAGTTTTTCACCAGATTCAGGAAGTTTGGTTCCATCATCTAGAGCTGAGTTAACTGCTATGACATGGGCTGTAACAAACCATCCGTAGTCAGGCTGAGCAGGATTGTTCACGGCGGTTACACACATGCAGAACACAATGAAAGCTGCCGCCTCGCACATTAGGGCTGGAAAGTACAATGCTTACGGAGAAACTTCCAAGTTGCTTTAAATAAACACTGGGTGGATTTCTTCAAAAGAAATCTTGGAAGGTATCTTTTTAGAAAAAGTCTTTAAAGGTGAACCGAAGCATTTTATCTAGAAAGTCCAGGCTGGCTGTGGACTTCTAAAGCGACAGGCTTCCTCTAAAGAGTAACTGTGCTAAAGGTCACTGACTTCAGGAAGAGTGCAAATTTCTTCCCAACACTCAAAACATTTTTAGGTTCGGCTAATTCTGTAGATTCAAGGATCTTGATTATGTAGTTAAAACAACTTTTCAGTTCACCTTGTAGGAAATTCCGTTTTTCCTAATAAAAGTATAGCAATGTTTcatgaaaaacacaaattataaaaacaattcatTGATATATATAAATTGcctttgagtttttaaaacagaACAGTGGCATTAGAGAAAGTGGGCTACCATACAATTCATGGAACTGGTTATCTGGCAAGAGTTTTGGTACCAATAACGAAACAGGACATGACTTTTAAAAGAAGTGTTTTTGTTCAGTAGCAATTTAGTCAGCAATAAAGTGCACAAATGACACGGGAAATGCTCCTTTGCGACCGGGATCTCCATCAATGTGACCAATCTGAAATGAATAAAAGTTTAGGTTGttataaaaattccaaatgttGGAAACTCTGAAGGGTACTATagcatttggagaaaaaaaagaaaagatctcttGGTAAGAATCTCTTCTGGAAAGAATTATTTGGGTAAAACATCTAAActgtcttcctcttttctttcactCATGTACCAAACACTGTGACCTACGTATTAGAGGGGGGTCAGTGTGGGGACAGGGCACCTACCACAGTCCTGGCGGTCTTGAAGGGCAGACAAGACAGGAGCTGACCACTGCCCcaccctactttttttttttaatgaggaaactgagtgtcAGAAGTTTGTAAGCTGCAAAGTCACTTAGTGACAAACATGATTTGGCCCTATTTAAATGCAGTCAAGCATTTATGGAAGATTTCAATAAATCTATTTCCTTTGTGCTGGGTAAATTATAAAAGCTACACATCAATCTGATCTCAGTGTCAATTAAGTAGgcaaataaaaagctaaaagaaaatcaCCACAACTTAAatagtgtttttgtgtgtgtggggaggagaACCCTTGAGATTACAGGcagcatttcctttcttctttatagctttctgtatttttaagtttttgaaatgAACGTGTACTTTCCAGATGGCTAAACCTGTGGTCAGGCTGGAGGCCATCCTTGGGTGGATCACACACGAGTGTGAAGCCAGACCTGCCTCAGGTCTCAGGGGTGTGCGGGCAGCAGGCGGGGAGGGCGGGAGTCAGGCAGGGGCTGGAACCGGGCCGTGTGCTGCCTGCAGCGCTGATGGTGCTGGAAGGAGCAAGGCTGACGGAGGAAGGAACTCTGCACCGACAGACACCTGAATCCCTCAAGTGGGGAGAAGCAACAGGAAGACCCTGAATCCAGAGGCTTCGGTGCCAGGCCGAGTTTGTTCACAAAAGCCCTGCAGGCGACAGTTCCCACAGGCAGGACCTCTGCTAGGGGTACTGGCCAACACTCCTCACATTCAACGCGGAGCTGTTTCTAACAGCCCTGTCTGCGTCCTGCTGACAACCGGGAACCATCTGCTACCTCAGCTCCACCCCCAGAGCTGGGTCATCAGCATCCCCCATGTGGCAGACACTGCCGGAGGCACACGCGTGGGAGCTGCTGAATCATCGCCCCACCTGATAACGGCCGCCTCTCACCCGGGCCTCCGGGTCATCGCTACAACAGGCCATGACCTCCCTTTCTTGGGAGAGGCGGTAAGGCTTAGCCATGTCAGCAACTCGCCAAGGCCACCCAGCCTGACCTTGGGCGGGTCTGGGCTCTCGGGGTCACCAGGGGAGGTGCCACGGCATGTCTCAGGACCAAGCCTGACATCCAGCGACTGCCACCAGGTCAGCTCTTTCCACCCGCCTCACTCCTCCAGACCGGCCCGCGCCGGAGGACAGTGCCACCGAGAAACTCCAGGCTTCACTGCAAACCTTCACGTGCACTCCGGAAACTGCAGCCTATGTGGTCGGCCCACCCTGGTGGGGATCCCACCTGGGGGATCAGTCAGGCCCACTCAGAAGTGGGGGTGCACGGAAAGGACGCCTGAGGCCCGTCCGGGCAGAGCGGGCTGGATCTGGGCATAGACCTCCAAGCCCCGACTCACCCACCACTCCTGGTCCTCCTCCCCATCCACGATGATCACATCCCCCTCGGAGAACGTCAGCTCGTCCGGATTGTCGGCCACGCAGTTGTAGAGGGCTTTGACCCGCTTTGGCTTCAGCTTGGTCTGCGTCAAGAGAAGAGGGGTCAGACCTTAGTGTGCGGGGAGGCGCCTGCTCCCGGGGAGAGAACTGACTGGTCCTGAGGGCCTGCCTGCAGGCCGGGGAGCCCACAGGTGTCCAGGGGCGGTTCGGTGTGGCGCAGGGGCAGGGGGACTTCAGGAGGAGGCCAGTCGAGTGAGGAGAGCTGGGAATGAGGCGGCCCAGTGCCTGGCGTGCACATGGGGTCTGTCCTGGAGCGTGGAGGGCCCGGTCCAGCGGCTGGTGAGCTCTAGGTTGCATCCTCCCGGATCCAAAGGACCAGGCACCCAGGAAGAcgcgccccccccaccccgatccAGGGTAAGAGGGCAAGACTGCTTCCCTGAGCCCTCAGAGAATAACCCACACACTCCTGGCCAGAGCAGAGAGGCACAAAGAAGGGGCTCGTCCACTTACAGTCTGTGACTTCCTGGGCATGGGCGCTGGGGGCTGCATGACCACGGCGTTGGACAGAGGACCCAGAGCTTCTGTTCCAGAGAGATCCGCTGCTTGAGGGCCAAAAGGCAAGTTTCCTGAGATTTTCTAATTGTTGAGGGAAAAGTCCCTCGAAGACCAAAGACCCTTGTCCCTGCCTGTAACCTCTGCAGAGCGGGCAGGCCGG comes from the Camelus dromedarius isolate mCamDro1 chromosome 15, mCamDro1.pat, whole genome shotgun sequence genome and includes:
- the ITGB1BP1 gene encoding integrin beta-1-binding protein 1 isoform X2, encoding MFRKGKKRHSSSSSQSSEISTKSKSVDSSLGGLSRSSTVASLDTDSTKSSGQSNSNSDTCAEFRIKYVGAIEKLKLSEGKSLEGPLDLINYIDVAQQDGKLPFVPLEEEFIMGVSKYGIKVSTSDQYDVLHRHALYLIIRMVCYDDGLGAGKSLLALKTTDASNEEYSLWVYQCSSLEQAQAICKVLSTAFDSVLTSEKP
- the ITGB1BP1 gene encoding integrin beta-1-binding protein 1 isoform X1, with translation MFRKGKKRHSSSSSQSSEISTKSKSVDSSLGGLSRSSTVASLDTDSTKSSGQSNSNSDTCAEFRIKYVGAIEKLKLSEGKSLEGPLDLINYIDVAQQDGKLPFVPLEEEFIMGVSKYGIKVSTSDQYDVLHRHALYLIIRMVCYDDGLGAGKSLLALKTTDASNEEYSLWVYQCSSLVRLSVTLEQAQAICKVLSTAFDSVLTSEKP